The following proteins are co-located in the Bubalus bubalis isolate 160015118507 breed Murrah chromosome 23, NDDB_SH_1, whole genome shotgun sequence genome:
- the POLL gene encoding DNA polymerase lambda isoform X5: MTRKIFWALACSHPANPAPSVCSHWLLCCEAKTPQSRKAPHTCCSRASPRSCGPARSGAERSKTRAERLGSSHTSMDPKGILKAFPKRKKIHTNPSSKTLAKIPKREDREAAGGTWIKHSSARQTKSLLRLLEPVRLSPGQPCLLPDLPPDLYLLPGGQMRLQASKPSSDGESSDGEETQVSAADLEALISGRYPTPFEGDGEPSPAPKGLDKWVCAQPSSQKAINHNPHITEKLEVLAKAYSVQGDKWRALGYAKAINALKSFHKPVTSYQEAFGIPGIGKRMAEKIVEILESGHLRKLDHISESVPVLELFSNIWGAGTKTAQMWYHQGFRSLEDIRNQACLTTQQAIGLKHYDDFLDRMPREEAAEIEQTVRKAAQALNPGLLCVACGSYRRGKATCGDMDVLLTHPDGRSHQGIFSRLLDSLRQQGFLTDDLVSHEENGQQQKYLGVCQLPGPGRRHRRLDIIVVPYSELACALLYFTGSAHFNRSMRALAKTKGMSLSEHALSTAVVRSAQGHKVGSGQVLPTPTEKDVFRFLGLPYREPAERDW; this comes from the exons ATGACCCGGAAGATATTCTGGGCATTGGCCTGTTCCCACCCCGCGAACCCCGCGCCCTCCGTCTGCTCTCATTGGCTGCTCTG CTGTGAGGCCAAGACTCCCCAGTCCCGGAAGGCGCCCCACACCTGCTGCAGTCGTGCGTCTCCCCGCAGCTGCGGGCCTGCGCGTTCCGGTGCCGAGAGGTCCAAGACCAGAGCAG AAAGGCTAGGGTCCAGCCATACCTCAATGGACCCCAAGGGCATCTTGAAGGCATTTCCCAAGCGGAAGAAAATTCACACCAATCCATCATCAAAAACTCTTGCCAAGATTCCCAAGAGGGAAGACAGAGaagcagcaggag GTACCTGGATCAAGCACAGCTCAGCAAGGCAGACCAAGTCTCTTTTACGCCTCCTGGAGCCAGTGAGGCTCAGCCCAGGACAGCCCTGTCTCCTTCCCGACCTCCCACCAGACCTGTATCTCCTTCCTGGAGGGCAGATGCGGTTGCAAGCATCCAAGCCCAG CTCTGATGGTGAAAGCAGCGATGGGGAAGAGACCCAGGTTAGCGCTGCTGATCTGGAAGCCCTGATCAGTGGCCGCTACCCCACCCCCTTTGAGGGAGATGGTGAGCCTAGCCCAGCCCCCAAGGGCCTGGATAAGTGGGTCTGTGCACAGCCTTCAAGCCAGAAGGCGATCAACCACAACCCCCATATCACAGAGAAGCTGGAAGTACTGGCCAAAGCCTACAGCGTTCAGGGAGACAAGTGGAGGGCCCTGGGCTATGCCAAGGCCATCAATGCCCTGAAGAGCTTCCACAAGCCCGTTACCTCCTACCAG GAGGCCTTTGGTATCCCTGGGATTGGAAAGCGGATGGCTGAGAAGATTGTCGAGATCCTGGAGAGTGGGCATCTGCGGAAGCTGGACCACATCAGCGAAAGCGTGCCTGTCTTAGAGCTCTTCTCCAACATCTGGGGAGCTGGAACCAAGACTGCCCAGATGTGGTACCATCAG GGTTTCCGGAGCTTAGAAGACATCCGAAACCAGGCCTGTCTGACTACCCAGCAGGCCATTGGCCTGAAGCATTATGATGACTTCCTAGACCGCATGCCCAGGGAGGAGGCCGCAGAGATTGAGCAGACA GTCCGGAAAGCAGCTCAGGCCCTCAACCCCGGGCTGCTGTGCGTGGCATGTGGTTCATACCGTCGGGGAAAGGCAACCTGTGGTGACATGGACGTGCTGCTCACCCACCCAGATGGCCGCTCTCACCAGGGCATTTTCAGCCGCCTCTTGGACAGCCTCCGGCAGCAAG GGTTCCTGACGGATGACCTGGTGAGCCACGAGGAGAATGGCCAGCAGCAGAAGTACCTGGGTGTGTGCCAGCTCCCGGGGCCAGGGCGGCGGCACCGACGACTGGACATCATCGTCGTTCCCTACAGCGAGCTCGCTTGCGCCCTGCTCTACTTCACCGGCTCTGCCCACTTCAACCGCTCCATGCGGGCTCTGGCCAAGACCAAGGGCATGAGCTTGTCAGAGCATGCCCTCAGCACAGCTGTGGTCCGCAGTGCCCAAGGCCACAAGGTGGGCTCTGGCCAGGTGCTGCCCACCCCCACTGAGAAGGATGTCTTCAGGTTCTTGGGCCTGCCCTACCGAGAACCCGCTGAGCGGGACTGGTGA
- the POLL gene encoding DNA polymerase lambda isoform X1 has protein sequence MTRKIFWALACSHPANPAPSVCSHWLLCCEAKTPQSRKAPHTCCSRASPRSCGPARSGAERSKTRAERLGSSHTSMDPKGILKAFPKRKKIHTNPSSKTLAKIPKREDREAAGEWLSSVRVHVLPTGIGRARAELFENQIVQHGGQICPAQAPGVTHIVVDEGMDCERALRLLRLPQLPPGAQLVKSAWLSSCLQERRLVDTAGFGIFTPKRYLDQAQLSKADQVSFTPPGASEAQPRTALSPSRPPTRPVSPSWRADAVASIQAQTSSDGESSDGEETQVSAADLEALISGRYPTPFEGDGEPSPAPKGLDKWVCAQPSSQKAINHNPHITEKLEVLAKAYSVQGDKWRALGYAKAINALKSFHKPVTSYQEAFGIPGIGKRMAEKIVEILESGHLRKLDHISESVPVLELFSNIWGAGTKTAQMWYHQGFRSLEDIRNQACLTTQQAIGLKHYDDFLDRMPREEAAEIEQTVRKAAQALNPGLLCVACGSYRRGKATCGDMDVLLTHPDGRSHQGIFSRLLDSLRQQGFLTDDLVSHEENGQQQKYLGVCQLPGPGRRHRRLDIIVVPYSELACALLYFTGSAHFNRSMRALAKTKGMSLSEHALSTAVVRSAQGHKVGSGQVLPTPTEKDVFRFLGLPYREPAERDW, from the exons ATGACCCGGAAGATATTCTGGGCATTGGCCTGTTCCCACCCCGCGAACCCCGCGCCCTCCGTCTGCTCTCATTGGCTGCTCTG CTGTGAGGCCAAGACTCCCCAGTCCCGGAAGGCGCCCCACACCTGCTGCAGTCGTGCGTCTCCCCGCAGCTGCGGGCCTGCGCGTTCCGGTGCCGAGAGGTCCAAGACCAGAGCAG AAAGGCTAGGGTCCAGCCATACCTCAATGGACCCCAAGGGCATCTTGAAGGCATTTCCCAAGCGGAAGAAAATTCACACCAATCCATCATCAAAAACTCTTGCCAAGATTCCCAAGAGGGAAGACAGAGaagcagcaggag AGTGGCTGAGCTCCGTGCGGGTGCATGTTCTGCCCACCGGCATTGGGAGAGCCCGGGCAGAACTCTTTGAGAATCAGATTGTCCAGCATGGTGGCCAGATATGCCCTGCTCAGGCCCCAGGGGTCACTCACATTGTGGTGGATGAAGGCATGGACTGTGAGCGAGCCCTCCGCCTCCTTAGACTGCCCCAGCTGCCCCCAGGTGCTCAGCTGGTGAAGTCAGCCTGGCTGAGCTCGTGCCTACAGGAGAGAAGGCTGGTGGACACAGCAGGATTCGGCATCTTCACTCCCAAGAG GTACCTGGATCAAGCACAGCTCAGCAAGGCAGACCAAGTCTCTTTTACGCCTCCTGGAGCCAGTGAGGCTCAGCCCAGGACAGCCCTGTCTCCTTCCCGACCTCCCACCAGACCTGTATCTCCTTCCTGGAGGGCAGATGCGGTTGCAAGCATCCAAGCCCAG ACCAGCTCTGATGGTGAAAGCAGCGATGGGGAAGAGACCCAGGTTAGCGCTGCTGATCTGGAAGCCCTGATCAGTGGCCGCTACCCCACCCCCTTTGAGGGAGATGGTGAGCCTAGCCCAGCCCCCAAGGGCCTGGATAAGTGGGTCTGTGCACAGCCTTCAAGCCAGAAGGCGATCAACCACAACCCCCATATCACAGAGAAGCTGGAAGTACTGGCCAAAGCCTACAGCGTTCAGGGAGACAAGTGGAGGGCCCTGGGCTATGCCAAGGCCATCAATGCCCTGAAGAGCTTCCACAAGCCCGTTACCTCCTACCAG GAGGCCTTTGGTATCCCTGGGATTGGAAAGCGGATGGCTGAGAAGATTGTCGAGATCCTGGAGAGTGGGCATCTGCGGAAGCTGGACCACATCAGCGAAAGCGTGCCTGTCTTAGAGCTCTTCTCCAACATCTGGGGAGCTGGAACCAAGACTGCCCAGATGTGGTACCATCAG GGTTTCCGGAGCTTAGAAGACATCCGAAACCAGGCCTGTCTGACTACCCAGCAGGCCATTGGCCTGAAGCATTATGATGACTTCCTAGACCGCATGCCCAGGGAGGAGGCCGCAGAGATTGAGCAGACA GTCCGGAAAGCAGCTCAGGCCCTCAACCCCGGGCTGCTGTGCGTGGCATGTGGTTCATACCGTCGGGGAAAGGCAACCTGTGGTGACATGGACGTGCTGCTCACCCACCCAGATGGCCGCTCTCACCAGGGCATTTTCAGCCGCCTCTTGGACAGCCTCCGGCAGCAAG GGTTCCTGACGGATGACCTGGTGAGCCACGAGGAGAATGGCCAGCAGCAGAAGTACCTGGGTGTGTGCCAGCTCCCGGGGCCAGGGCGGCGGCACCGACGACTGGACATCATCGTCGTTCCCTACAGCGAGCTCGCTTGCGCCCTGCTCTACTTCACCGGCTCTGCCCACTTCAACCGCTCCATGCGGGCTCTGGCCAAGACCAAGGGCATGAGCTTGTCAGAGCATGCCCTCAGCACAGCTGTGGTCCGCAGTGCCCAAGGCCACAAGGTGGGCTCTGGCCAGGTGCTGCCCACCCCCACTGAGAAGGATGTCTTCAGGTTCTTGGGCCTGCCCTACCGAGAACCCGCTGAGCGGGACTGGTGA
- the POLL gene encoding DNA polymerase lambda isoform X4: MTRKIFWALACSHPANPAPSVCSHWLLCCEAKTPQSRKAPHTCCSRASPRSCGPARSGAERSKTRAERLGSSHTSMDPKGILKAFPKRKKIHTNPSSKTLAKIPKREDREAAGEWLSSVRVHVLPTGIGRARAELFENQIVQHGGQICPAQAPGVTHIVVDEGMDCERALRLLRLPQLPPGAQLVKSAWLSSCLQERRLVDTAGFGIFTPKRYLDQAQLSKADQVSFTPPGASEAQPRTALSPSRPPTRPVSPSWRADAVASIQAQTSSDGESSDGEETQVSAADLEALISGRYPTPFEGDGEPSPAPKGLDKWVCAQPSSQKAINHNPHITEKLEVLAKAYSVQGDKWRALGYAKAINALKSFHKPVTSYQEAFGIPGIGKRMAEKIVEILESGHLRKLDHISESVPVLELFSNIWGAGTKTAQMWYHQGFRSLEDIRNQACLTTQQAIGLKHYDDFLDRMPREEAAEIEQTVRKAAQALNPGLLCVACGSYRRGKATCGDMDVLLTHPDGRSHQGIFSRLLDSLRQQGRKQGRLLHQNPPLPWARATAGKR; the protein is encoded by the exons ATGACCCGGAAGATATTCTGGGCATTGGCCTGTTCCCACCCCGCGAACCCCGCGCCCTCCGTCTGCTCTCATTGGCTGCTCTG CTGTGAGGCCAAGACTCCCCAGTCCCGGAAGGCGCCCCACACCTGCTGCAGTCGTGCGTCTCCCCGCAGCTGCGGGCCTGCGCGTTCCGGTGCCGAGAGGTCCAAGACCAGAGCAG AAAGGCTAGGGTCCAGCCATACCTCAATGGACCCCAAGGGCATCTTGAAGGCATTTCCCAAGCGGAAGAAAATTCACACCAATCCATCATCAAAAACTCTTGCCAAGATTCCCAAGAGGGAAGACAGAGaagcagcaggag AGTGGCTGAGCTCCGTGCGGGTGCATGTTCTGCCCACCGGCATTGGGAGAGCCCGGGCAGAACTCTTTGAGAATCAGATTGTCCAGCATGGTGGCCAGATATGCCCTGCTCAGGCCCCAGGGGTCACTCACATTGTGGTGGATGAAGGCATGGACTGTGAGCGAGCCCTCCGCCTCCTTAGACTGCCCCAGCTGCCCCCAGGTGCTCAGCTGGTGAAGTCAGCCTGGCTGAGCTCGTGCCTACAGGAGAGAAGGCTGGTGGACACAGCAGGATTCGGCATCTTCACTCCCAAGAG GTACCTGGATCAAGCACAGCTCAGCAAGGCAGACCAAGTCTCTTTTACGCCTCCTGGAGCCAGTGAGGCTCAGCCCAGGACAGCCCTGTCTCCTTCCCGACCTCCCACCAGACCTGTATCTCCTTCCTGGAGGGCAGATGCGGTTGCAAGCATCCAAGCCCAG ACCAGCTCTGATGGTGAAAGCAGCGATGGGGAAGAGACCCAGGTTAGCGCTGCTGATCTGGAAGCCCTGATCAGTGGCCGCTACCCCACCCCCTTTGAGGGAGATGGTGAGCCTAGCCCAGCCCCCAAGGGCCTGGATAAGTGGGTCTGTGCACAGCCTTCAAGCCAGAAGGCGATCAACCACAACCCCCATATCACAGAGAAGCTGGAAGTACTGGCCAAAGCCTACAGCGTTCAGGGAGACAAGTGGAGGGCCCTGGGCTATGCCAAGGCCATCAATGCCCTGAAGAGCTTCCACAAGCCCGTTACCTCCTACCAG GAGGCCTTTGGTATCCCTGGGATTGGAAAGCGGATGGCTGAGAAGATTGTCGAGATCCTGGAGAGTGGGCATCTGCGGAAGCTGGACCACATCAGCGAAAGCGTGCCTGTCTTAGAGCTCTTCTCCAACATCTGGGGAGCTGGAACCAAGACTGCCCAGATGTGGTACCATCAG GGTTTCCGGAGCTTAGAAGACATCCGAAACCAGGCCTGTCTGACTACCCAGCAGGCCATTGGCCTGAAGCATTATGATGACTTCCTAGACCGCATGCCCAGGGAGGAGGCCGCAGAGATTGAGCAGACA GTCCGGAAAGCAGCTCAGGCCCTCAACCCCGGGCTGCTGTGCGTGGCATGTGGTTCATACCGTCGGGGAAAGGCAACCTGTGGTGACATGGACGTGCTGCTCACCCACCCAGATGGCCGCTCTCACCAGGGCATTTTCAGCCGCCTCTTGGACAGCCTCCGGCAGCAAG GCAGGAAGCAGGGGAGGCTGCTCCACCAGAACCCACCTCTCCCCTGGGCCAGAGCCACTGCAGGGAAGAGATGA
- the POLL gene encoding DNA polymerase lambda isoform X2 → MTRKIFWALACSHPANPAPSVCSHWLLCCEAKTPQSRKAPHTCCSRASPRSCGPARSGAERSKTRAERLGSSHTSMDPKGILKAFPKRKKIHTNPSSKTLAKIPKREDREAAGEWLSSVRVHVLPTGIGRARAELFENQIVQHGGQICPAQAPGVTHIVVDEGMDCERALRLLRLPQLPPGAQLVKSAWLSSCLQERRLVDTAGFGIFTPKRYLDQAQLSKADQVSFTPPGASEAQPRTALSPSRPPTRPVSPSWRADAVASIQAQTSSDGESSDGEETQVSAADLEALISGRYPTPFEGDGEPSPAPKGLDKWVCAQPSSQKAINHNPHITEKLEVLAKAYSVQGDKWRALGYAKAINALKSFHKPVTSYQEAFGIPGIGKRMAEKIVEILESGHLRKLDHISESVPVLELFSNIWGAGTKTAQMWYHQGFRSLEDIRNQACLTTQQAIGLKHYDDFLDRMPREEAAEIEQTVSRSGKQLRPSTPGCCAWHVVHTVGERQPVVTWTCCSPTQMAALTRAFSAASWTASGSKAGSRGGCSTRTHLSPGPEPLQGRDESAPHTSQRSCKSRVHRIFPCPQCSGWGWAMGGVTMHIL, encoded by the exons ATGACCCGGAAGATATTCTGGGCATTGGCCTGTTCCCACCCCGCGAACCCCGCGCCCTCCGTCTGCTCTCATTGGCTGCTCTG CTGTGAGGCCAAGACTCCCCAGTCCCGGAAGGCGCCCCACACCTGCTGCAGTCGTGCGTCTCCCCGCAGCTGCGGGCCTGCGCGTTCCGGTGCCGAGAGGTCCAAGACCAGAGCAG AAAGGCTAGGGTCCAGCCATACCTCAATGGACCCCAAGGGCATCTTGAAGGCATTTCCCAAGCGGAAGAAAATTCACACCAATCCATCATCAAAAACTCTTGCCAAGATTCCCAAGAGGGAAGACAGAGaagcagcaggag AGTGGCTGAGCTCCGTGCGGGTGCATGTTCTGCCCACCGGCATTGGGAGAGCCCGGGCAGAACTCTTTGAGAATCAGATTGTCCAGCATGGTGGCCAGATATGCCCTGCTCAGGCCCCAGGGGTCACTCACATTGTGGTGGATGAAGGCATGGACTGTGAGCGAGCCCTCCGCCTCCTTAGACTGCCCCAGCTGCCCCCAGGTGCTCAGCTGGTGAAGTCAGCCTGGCTGAGCTCGTGCCTACAGGAGAGAAGGCTGGTGGACACAGCAGGATTCGGCATCTTCACTCCCAAGAG GTACCTGGATCAAGCACAGCTCAGCAAGGCAGACCAAGTCTCTTTTACGCCTCCTGGAGCCAGTGAGGCTCAGCCCAGGACAGCCCTGTCTCCTTCCCGACCTCCCACCAGACCTGTATCTCCTTCCTGGAGGGCAGATGCGGTTGCAAGCATCCAAGCCCAG ACCAGCTCTGATGGTGAAAGCAGCGATGGGGAAGAGACCCAGGTTAGCGCTGCTGATCTGGAAGCCCTGATCAGTGGCCGCTACCCCACCCCCTTTGAGGGAGATGGTGAGCCTAGCCCAGCCCCCAAGGGCCTGGATAAGTGGGTCTGTGCACAGCCTTCAAGCCAGAAGGCGATCAACCACAACCCCCATATCACAGAGAAGCTGGAAGTACTGGCCAAAGCCTACAGCGTTCAGGGAGACAAGTGGAGGGCCCTGGGCTATGCCAAGGCCATCAATGCCCTGAAGAGCTTCCACAAGCCCGTTACCTCCTACCAG GAGGCCTTTGGTATCCCTGGGATTGGAAAGCGGATGGCTGAGAAGATTGTCGAGATCCTGGAGAGTGGGCATCTGCGGAAGCTGGACCACATCAGCGAAAGCGTGCCTGTCTTAGAGCTCTTCTCCAACATCTGGGGAGCTGGAACCAAGACTGCCCAGATGTGGTACCATCAG GGTTTCCGGAGCTTAGAAGACATCCGAAACCAGGCCTGTCTGACTACCCAGCAGGCCATTGGCCTGAAGCATTATGATGACTTCCTAGACCGCATGCCCAGGGAGGAGGCCGCAGAGATTGAGCAGACAGTGAGCAG GTCCGGAAAGCAGCTCAGGCCCTCAACCCCGGGCTGCTGTGCGTGGCATGTGGTTCATACCGTCGGGGAAAGGCAACCTGTGGTGACATGGACGTGCTGCTCACCCACCCAGATGGCCGCTCTCACCAGGGCATTTTCAGCCGCCTCTTGGACAGCCTCCGGCAGCAAG GCAGGAAGCAGGGGAGGCTGCTCCACCAGAACCCACCTCTCCCCTGGGCCAGAGCCACTGCAGGGAAGAGATGAATCAGCTCCTCACACCTCCCAGAGGTCGTGCAAGTCAAGGGTTCATCGGATCTTTCCATGCCCCCAGTGTAGCGGGTGGGGGTGGGCCATGGGAGGAGTTACTATGCATATTCTATAG
- the POLL gene encoding DNA polymerase lambda isoform X6, with protein sequence MTRKIFWALACSHPANPAPSVCSHWLLCCEAKTPQSRKAPHTCCSRASPRSCGPARSGAERSKTRAERLGSSHTSMDPKGILKAFPKRKKIHTNPSSKTLAKIPKREDREAAGEWLSSVRVHVLPTGIGRARAELFENQIVQHGGQICPAQAPGVTHIVVDEGMDCERALRLLRLPQLPPGAQLVKSAWLSSCLQERRLVDTAGFGIFTPKRYLDQAQLSKADQVSFTPPGASEAQPRTALSPSRPPTRPVSPSWRADAVASIQAQTSSDGESSDGEETQVSAADLEALISGRYPTPFEGDGEPSPAPKGLDKWVCAQPSSQKAINHNPHITEKLEVLAKAYSVQGDKWRALGYAKAINALKSFHKPVTSYQEAFGIPGIGKRMAEKIVEILESGHLRKLDHISESVPVLELFSNIWGAGTKTAQMWYHQGFRSLEDIRNQACLTTQQAIGLKHYDDFLDRMPREEAAEIEQTVSRSGKQLRPSTPGCCAWHVVHTVGERQPVVTWTCCSPTQMAALTRAFSAASWTASGSKGS encoded by the exons ATGACCCGGAAGATATTCTGGGCATTGGCCTGTTCCCACCCCGCGAACCCCGCGCCCTCCGTCTGCTCTCATTGGCTGCTCTG CTGTGAGGCCAAGACTCCCCAGTCCCGGAAGGCGCCCCACACCTGCTGCAGTCGTGCGTCTCCCCGCAGCTGCGGGCCTGCGCGTTCCGGTGCCGAGAGGTCCAAGACCAGAGCAG AAAGGCTAGGGTCCAGCCATACCTCAATGGACCCCAAGGGCATCTTGAAGGCATTTCCCAAGCGGAAGAAAATTCACACCAATCCATCATCAAAAACTCTTGCCAAGATTCCCAAGAGGGAAGACAGAGaagcagcaggag AGTGGCTGAGCTCCGTGCGGGTGCATGTTCTGCCCACCGGCATTGGGAGAGCCCGGGCAGAACTCTTTGAGAATCAGATTGTCCAGCATGGTGGCCAGATATGCCCTGCTCAGGCCCCAGGGGTCACTCACATTGTGGTGGATGAAGGCATGGACTGTGAGCGAGCCCTCCGCCTCCTTAGACTGCCCCAGCTGCCCCCAGGTGCTCAGCTGGTGAAGTCAGCCTGGCTGAGCTCGTGCCTACAGGAGAGAAGGCTGGTGGACACAGCAGGATTCGGCATCTTCACTCCCAAGAG GTACCTGGATCAAGCACAGCTCAGCAAGGCAGACCAAGTCTCTTTTACGCCTCCTGGAGCCAGTGAGGCTCAGCCCAGGACAGCCCTGTCTCCTTCCCGACCTCCCACCAGACCTGTATCTCCTTCCTGGAGGGCAGATGCGGTTGCAAGCATCCAAGCCCAG ACCAGCTCTGATGGTGAAAGCAGCGATGGGGAAGAGACCCAGGTTAGCGCTGCTGATCTGGAAGCCCTGATCAGTGGCCGCTACCCCACCCCCTTTGAGGGAGATGGTGAGCCTAGCCCAGCCCCCAAGGGCCTGGATAAGTGGGTCTGTGCACAGCCTTCAAGCCAGAAGGCGATCAACCACAACCCCCATATCACAGAGAAGCTGGAAGTACTGGCCAAAGCCTACAGCGTTCAGGGAGACAAGTGGAGGGCCCTGGGCTATGCCAAGGCCATCAATGCCCTGAAGAGCTTCCACAAGCCCGTTACCTCCTACCAG GAGGCCTTTGGTATCCCTGGGATTGGAAAGCGGATGGCTGAGAAGATTGTCGAGATCCTGGAGAGTGGGCATCTGCGGAAGCTGGACCACATCAGCGAAAGCGTGCCTGTCTTAGAGCTCTTCTCCAACATCTGGGGAGCTGGAACCAAGACTGCCCAGATGTGGTACCATCAG GGTTTCCGGAGCTTAGAAGACATCCGAAACCAGGCCTGTCTGACTACCCAGCAGGCCATTGGCCTGAAGCATTATGATGACTTCCTAGACCGCATGCCCAGGGAGGAGGCCGCAGAGATTGAGCAGACAGTGAGCAG GTCCGGAAAGCAGCTCAGGCCCTCAACCCCGGGCTGCTGTGCGTGGCATGTGGTTCATACCGTCGGGGAAAGGCAACCTGTGGTGACATGGACGTGCTGCTCACCCACCCAGATGGCCGCTCTCACCAGGGCATTTTCAGCCGCCTCTTGGACAGCCTCCGGCAGCAAG GGTTCCTGA
- the POLL gene encoding DNA polymerase lambda isoform X3 — MDPKGILKAFPKRKKIHTNPSSKTLAKIPKREDREAAGEWLSSVRVHVLPTGIGRARAELFENQIVQHGGQICPAQAPGVTHIVVDEGMDCERALRLLRLPQLPPGAQLVKSAWLSSCLQERRLVDTAGFGIFTPKRYLDQAQLSKADQVSFTPPGASEAQPRTALSPSRPPTRPVSPSWRADAVASIQAQTSSDGESSDGEETQVSAADLEALISGRYPTPFEGDGEPSPAPKGLDKWVCAQPSSQKAINHNPHITEKLEVLAKAYSVQGDKWRALGYAKAINALKSFHKPVTSYQEAFGIPGIGKRMAEKIVEILESGHLRKLDHISESVPVLELFSNIWGAGTKTAQMWYHQGFRSLEDIRNQACLTTQQAIGLKHYDDFLDRMPREEAAEIEQTVRKAAQALNPGLLCVACGSYRRGKATCGDMDVLLTHPDGRSHQGIFSRLLDSLRQQGFLTDDLVSHEENGQQQKYLGVCQLPGPGRRHRRLDIIVVPYSELACALLYFTGSAHFNRSMRALAKTKGMSLSEHALSTAVVRSAQGHKVGSGQVLPTPTEKDVFRFLGLPYREPAERDW, encoded by the exons ATGGACCCCAAGGGCATCTTGAAGGCATTTCCCAAGCGGAAGAAAATTCACACCAATCCATCATCAAAAACTCTTGCCAAGATTCCCAAGAGGGAAGACAGAGaagcagcaggag AGTGGCTGAGCTCCGTGCGGGTGCATGTTCTGCCCACCGGCATTGGGAGAGCCCGGGCAGAACTCTTTGAGAATCAGATTGTCCAGCATGGTGGCCAGATATGCCCTGCTCAGGCCCCAGGGGTCACTCACATTGTGGTGGATGAAGGCATGGACTGTGAGCGAGCCCTCCGCCTCCTTAGACTGCCCCAGCTGCCCCCAGGTGCTCAGCTGGTGAAGTCAGCCTGGCTGAGCTCGTGCCTACAGGAGAGAAGGCTGGTGGACACAGCAGGATTCGGCATCTTCACTCCCAAGAG GTACCTGGATCAAGCACAGCTCAGCAAGGCAGACCAAGTCTCTTTTACGCCTCCTGGAGCCAGTGAGGCTCAGCCCAGGACAGCCCTGTCTCCTTCCCGACCTCCCACCAGACCTGTATCTCCTTCCTGGAGGGCAGATGCGGTTGCAAGCATCCAAGCCCAG ACCAGCTCTGATGGTGAAAGCAGCGATGGGGAAGAGACCCAGGTTAGCGCTGCTGATCTGGAAGCCCTGATCAGTGGCCGCTACCCCACCCCCTTTGAGGGAGATGGTGAGCCTAGCCCAGCCCCCAAGGGCCTGGATAAGTGGGTCTGTGCACAGCCTTCAAGCCAGAAGGCGATCAACCACAACCCCCATATCACAGAGAAGCTGGAAGTACTGGCCAAAGCCTACAGCGTTCAGGGAGACAAGTGGAGGGCCCTGGGCTATGCCAAGGCCATCAATGCCCTGAAGAGCTTCCACAAGCCCGTTACCTCCTACCAG GAGGCCTTTGGTATCCCTGGGATTGGAAAGCGGATGGCTGAGAAGATTGTCGAGATCCTGGAGAGTGGGCATCTGCGGAAGCTGGACCACATCAGCGAAAGCGTGCCTGTCTTAGAGCTCTTCTCCAACATCTGGGGAGCTGGAACCAAGACTGCCCAGATGTGGTACCATCAG GGTTTCCGGAGCTTAGAAGACATCCGAAACCAGGCCTGTCTGACTACCCAGCAGGCCATTGGCCTGAAGCATTATGATGACTTCCTAGACCGCATGCCCAGGGAGGAGGCCGCAGAGATTGAGCAGACA GTCCGGAAAGCAGCTCAGGCCCTCAACCCCGGGCTGCTGTGCGTGGCATGTGGTTCATACCGTCGGGGAAAGGCAACCTGTGGTGACATGGACGTGCTGCTCACCCACCCAGATGGCCGCTCTCACCAGGGCATTTTCAGCCGCCTCTTGGACAGCCTCCGGCAGCAAG GGTTCCTGACGGATGACCTGGTGAGCCACGAGGAGAATGGCCAGCAGCAGAAGTACCTGGGTGTGTGCCAGCTCCCGGGGCCAGGGCGGCGGCACCGACGACTGGACATCATCGTCGTTCCCTACAGCGAGCTCGCTTGCGCCCTGCTCTACTTCACCGGCTCTGCCCACTTCAACCGCTCCATGCGGGCTCTGGCCAAGACCAAGGGCATGAGCTTGTCAGAGCATGCCCTCAGCACAGCTGTGGTCCGCAGTGCCCAAGGCCACAAGGTGGGCTCTGGCCAGGTGCTGCCCACCCCCACTGAGAAGGATGTCTTCAGGTTCTTGGGCCTGCCCTACCGAGAACCCGCTGAGCGGGACTGGTGA